The following proteins come from a genomic window of Frankia casuarinae:
- a CDS encoding helix-turn-helix domain-containing protein, with translation MQDVELQRGLAQSVRKHRRQRGWSQAALAERLGLTRTTITNIEHGAQGITLLTFVRLAEQLNVGAPELLAEVIAGRPAPSAAPEAPGPYREWVASIASMPGDDNVSAHVADDGNTS, from the coding sequence GTGCAGGACGTGGAACTGCAGCGCGGTCTGGCGCAGTCAGTGCGCAAGCACCGCCGCCAGCGGGGATGGAGCCAGGCAGCCCTTGCCGAGCGACTCGGGTTGACGCGGACGACGATCACGAACATCGAGCACGGTGCCCAAGGCATCACACTGCTGACGTTCGTCCGCCTAGCTGAGCAGCTCAACGTTGGAGCGCCAGAACTCCTCGCAGAGGTCATCGCGGGACGCCCGGCCCCTTCAGCGGCGCCAGAAGCGCCCGGCCCCTACCGGGAATGGGTTGCCTCGATCGCATCGATGCCTGGCGACGATAACGTGTCCGCCCACGTTGCCGATGACGGAAACACGTCGTGA
- a CDS encoding site-specific integrase has protein sequence MRRGEALGLAWSAVDLDAGRISIRRTLVNVTTSDTGRVPVFSDPKTVRGTRVIALDTATVTALRDLRESKLKELALLGREPEADLVFTHWDGRAMHPERNSRAFLRRVRRLGLPVIRLHNLRHTWATLALASNVHPKVVSERLGHASITITWRSTATFCPACTPMPRKSSPGSSSALAGRPTRTRRTGPTAVATRPTRTTPMAWVMTMRNRVRLRQTARPPARGLLVRPLRSRPGRDQSVTKRAQTIRGGTVGEHLTCENAAVQRVHLLGRYSNTPEVLTDLQTVWAVVAETPGQGETQELPGLTGSGQVPRRHAIVDRLPASDIETLISLYLAGSTARALAARYSISLTAVKTLLRKRGIRRNRRSAEPS, from the coding sequence GTGCGGCGAGGTGAGGCGCTGGGGCTCGCCTGGTCGGCGGTGGATCTGGACGCGGGGCGCATCTCGATCCGCCGGACGCTCGTCAACGTCACCACGTCTGACACCGGCCGGGTGCCGGTGTTCAGCGACCCGAAGACCGTACGCGGCACGCGGGTCATCGCCCTGGACACGGCCACCGTAACGGCGCTGCGTGACCTGCGCGAGAGCAAGCTGAAGGAGCTGGCGTTGCTCGGCAGGGAGCCAGAGGCCGATCTTGTCTTCACCCACTGGGACGGCCGGGCCATGCACCCGGAACGGAACTCCCGCGCGTTCCTCCGGCGGGTGAGGCGCCTCGGCCTGCCGGTCATCCGGCTGCACAACCTGCGGCACACCTGGGCAACCCTCGCGCTCGCGAGCAACGTGCATCCCAAGGTCGTCTCCGAGCGGCTGGGGCACGCCAGCATCACGATCACCTGGAGATCTACAGCCACGTTCTGCCCGGCATGCACTCCGATGCCGCGGAAGTCGTCGCCGGGCTCATCCTCGGCACTGGCGGGCAGGCCGACGAGGACCAGGCGGACCGGCCCGACGGCGGTGGCGACGCGACCGACTCGGACGACTCCGATGGCCTGGGTGATGACGATGCGGAACCGGGTGCGCCTGCGTCAGACTGCCCGGCCACCGGCCCGCGGACTCCTCGTCCGTCCACTTCGGTCACGGCCCGGTCGTGACCAATCTGTGACCAAACGGGCCCAAACGATCAGAGGAGGAACGGTGGGCGAGCATCTGACCTGCGAGAACGCTGCCGTTCAACGGGTGCACCTCCTTGGGCGCTACTCGAACACGCCAGAGGTACTGACCGATCTTCAAACCGTCTGGGCCGTCGTAGCTGAAACCCCTGGTCAGGGGGAGACACAGGAGCTTCCGGGCCTCACAGGTTCCGGTCAGGTGCCCCGACGACACGCCATCGTTGACCGCCTCCCGGCCTCGGACATCGAGACCTTGATCAGCCTGTACCTGGCCGGCAGCACCGCTCGCGCCTTGGCGGCCAGGTACTCGATCAGTCTCACGGCGGTCAAGACGCTGCTGCGCAAGCGTGGCATCCGCCGCAACCGGCGATCAGCTGAACCCTCGTGA
- a CDS encoding IS66 family transposase, with translation MTVVESGAGAAASGEVAEGAALLAENAWLRARVAELLTDIAGLVAREATREAEVVELRLQLEALQAELATLRRMLFGRSSERECGGSPAVGSPDGGDGCGDGARGEAAGSAGRRRGPGARSGRRSYDHLSRDEVDCDFEGGGYGCLSCGQPFTPWGEHVVEQLDWLVTVRVRVSRRRRYRRGCRCGGSLTVTAPGPSKAIGKGLFTHRFLAMLIVERYVAGRSQNSLVTGLARHGAQLSPATLTGACAQVAGLLAPLAEQIVGRSRGSWHLHADETTWRVFTPTGGGGPARWWLWVFLGPDSVCFVMDATRSTAVLAEHVGLDPDSGQLTDDADGGPRRLVLSSDFYTVYVSAGRRADGLVNLYCWAHARRYFVRAGDANPAQLGIWARQWVERIRALYTAHGELAAAWHTAAAAPSPATEKRLAAAYAGWDTAITVIDTVRREQTASPGLQEPARKALATLDREWDGLVAHRDYPMIGMDNNPAERAIRGPVVTRRNAGGSRTEDTARHAATIFTVTATAAMHNLNLLTYLENYLDACGRAGGKPPTGADLDRFLPWAASPEDLTTWQQPPG, from the coding sequence GTGACGGTTGTCGAGTCGGGGGCGGGCGCTGCCGCGAGCGGTGAGGTTGCCGAGGGCGCGGCGCTGCTGGCGGAGAACGCCTGGCTGCGGGCCCGGGTCGCGGAGCTGTTGACGGACATCGCCGGGCTGGTCGCGCGGGAGGCGACGCGTGAGGCCGAGGTGGTGGAGCTGCGTCTCCAGCTCGAGGCGTTGCAGGCGGAGCTGGCGACGTTGCGGCGGATGCTGTTCGGCCGGTCGTCGGAACGGGAGTGCGGCGGGTCGCCGGCCGTGGGTTCGCCGGATGGCGGGGACGGTTGTGGCGACGGGGCGCGGGGCGAGGCCGCCGGGTCGGCAGGCCGGCGGCGGGGGCCGGGCGCGCGCTCGGGCCGGCGGAGCTACGACCATCTGTCCCGCGACGAGGTCGACTGCGACTTCGAGGGCGGGGGCTATGGCTGCCTGTCGTGTGGGCAGCCGTTCACGCCGTGGGGCGAGCATGTCGTCGAGCAGCTCGACTGGCTGGTGACGGTGCGGGTTCGGGTGTCGAGGCGGCGCCGGTATCGGCGGGGCTGCCGCTGTGGCGGGTCGTTGACGGTGACCGCGCCGGGACCGTCGAAGGCGATCGGGAAGGGCCTGTTCACGCACCGGTTCCTCGCGATGCTGATCGTGGAGCGCTATGTCGCGGGCCGTTCGCAGAACTCGCTGGTCACCGGGTTGGCCCGGCACGGCGCCCAGCTCTCGCCGGCGACGCTGACCGGGGCGTGCGCCCAGGTCGCGGGCCTGCTCGCCCCACTCGCCGAGCAGATCGTCGGGCGGTCGCGGGGGTCGTGGCACCTGCACGCCGACGAGACGACCTGGCGGGTGTTCACCCCGACCGGCGGCGGCGGGCCGGCCCGCTGGTGGCTGTGGGTGTTCCTGGGGCCGGACAGCGTCTGTTTCGTGATGGACGCGACCCGCTCGACGGCGGTGCTCGCCGAACACGTCGGCCTCGACCCGGACAGCGGCCAGCTGACCGACGACGCCGACGGCGGACCGCGCCGCCTCGTGCTGTCGTCGGACTTCTACACCGTGTACGTCTCCGCCGGCCGCCGCGCCGATGGCCTGGTCAACCTGTACTGCTGGGCGCACGCGCGGCGGTACTTCGTGCGGGCCGGCGACGCGAACCCCGCCCAGCTCGGGATCTGGGCCCGCCAGTGGGTCGAGCGGATCCGCGCGCTCTACACCGCGCACGGCGAGCTCGCCGCCGCCTGGCACACCGCCGCCGCGGCCCCGTCGCCGGCCACCGAGAAGCGGCTCGCCGCCGCGTACGCCGGCTGGGACACCGCGATCACCGTGATCGACACGGTTCGCCGCGAGCAGACGGCCTCGCCCGGCCTGCAGGAACCCGCGCGCAAGGCGCTCGCGACCCTGGACCGGGAATGGGACGGGCTGGTCGCCCACCGCGACTACCCCATGATCGGCATGGACAACAACCCGGCGGAAAGGGCGATCAGGGGCCCGGTCGTGACCCGGCGCAACGCCGGCGGCTCCCGCACCGAGGACACCGCCCGCCACGCCGCCACGATCTTCACGGTCACCGCGACCGCCGCGATGCACAACCTGAACCTGCTGACCTACCTGGAGAACTACCTCGACGCCTGCGGCCGGGCCGGCGGCAAGCCGCCGACCGGCGCCGACCTCGACCGGTTCCTGCCCTGGGCCGCCAGCCCCGAGGACCTCACCACCTGGCAACAGCCTCCCGGCTGA
- a CDS encoding DUF6527 family protein, producing MAHSCCCGCGNVAYTPLAPGRWALTFDGRSISLDPSIGNWSFPCQSHYWIERNRVHWHAAWTAEKIQKGRARTLQMINKDIERTDGAKSATTAVQTRWRGWFARLRRRFK from the coding sequence GTGGCCCATAGTTGCTGCTGTGGATGCGGAAACGTGGCTTACACACCGCTGGCGCCTGGCCGGTGGGCGTTGACTTTCGATGGAAGATCGATCTCTTTGGACCCGTCGATCGGCAACTGGAGTTTCCCATGCCAGTCGCACTACTGGATAGAGCGCAACCGCGTCCACTGGCACGCGGCGTGGACGGCGGAGAAAATCCAGAAAGGCCGAGCGCGGACATTGCAAATGATCAACAAAGACATTGAACGAACCGATGGTGCGAAAAGCGCTACAACCGCAGTCCAAACGAGGTGGCGCGGCTGGTTTGCGCGGCTTCGCCGCCGGTTCAAGTAG
- a CDS encoding multiubiquitin domain-containing protein encodes MSGTAAVEAGAQTKTVEIIVNGRRRTVVKGELSFDEVVALAFDPVPAGDNVDFTITFRRGHGDKPEGTLRPGGTVKIKEGMIFDVTATDRS; translated from the coding sequence ATGAGTGGGACAGCAGCAGTCGAGGCCGGGGCTCAGACCAAGACGGTGGAGATCATCGTGAACGGCCGTCGGCGCACAGTGGTCAAAGGGGAGTTGAGCTTTGACGAGGTCGTGGCCCTGGCTTTCGATCCTGTGCCTGCTGGCGACAACGTCGACTTCACGATCACCTTCCGGCGGGGGCACGGCGACAAGCCCGAGGGGACCCTCCGTCCAGGCGGGACCGTCAAGATCAAGGAAGGAATGATCTTTGATGTCACAGCGACTGATCGTTCGTAG
- a CDS encoding antirestriction protein ArdA → MADYSNGYLHGRWVAADRDTEDLQAAVDRILATSPARQHGEAAEEWAIHDYEGFEDDVTSTLGEWPSLQDLSKVAKGIAEHGLAFGAWVAHLGRADDELVDRFEEFYRGEWGSLTDYAEDYLQNIDFYRFLDDLPEDIRHYVSVDVEQYAEDIACDLHVADTPEGGVWVFSVS, encoded by the coding sequence TTGGCTGACTACAGTAACGGCTACCTACACGGCCGCTGGGTCGCCGCCGATCGGGACACCGAAGATCTGCAAGCGGCCGTGGACCGTATCTTGGCAACCTCGCCGGCCCGGCAGCACGGTGAGGCGGCCGAAGAGTGGGCTATCCACGACTACGAGGGCTTCGAGGACGACGTCACGTCCACGCTGGGCGAGTGGCCGTCGCTGCAAGACCTGAGCAAGGTCGCCAAAGGTATCGCGGAACACGGCCTGGCGTTCGGCGCATGGGTGGCGCACCTGGGCCGGGCAGACGATGAGCTGGTGGATCGGTTCGAGGAATTCTACCGCGGTGAGTGGGGCTCGCTCACGGACTATGCCGAGGACTACCTGCAGAACATTGACTTCTACCGGTTCCTTGACGACCTGCCGGAAGACATACGGCACTATGTCAGTGTCGATGTGGAGCAGTACGCCGAGGACATAGCGTGCGATCTGCACGTTGCAGATACGCCGGAAGGTGGAGTGTGGGTGTTCAGCGTATCGTAG
- a CDS encoding ImmA/IrrE family metallo-endopeptidase: MNPPIRRTSSEIRAIELLKDCGYANYIPVPVDRIAASLRAVVRYQPFEADDISGLLLRQDGQPAIIGVNSVNAPVRQRFTIAHEIGHLLLHEGKGLILDRLVRVNFRDAVSSTATDRQEREANAFAAALLMPDERIVEQLDQLTSGRLRSDTAIVQHLARTFDVSRQAMEFRLINLGLLSPA; encoded by the coding sequence GTGAATCCGCCGATCCGTCGTACGTCGAGCGAGATCCGAGCGATCGAACTTCTAAAAGACTGCGGATACGCAAATTATATTCCAGTCCCGGTAGACCGCATAGCCGCCTCCCTCCGCGCGGTGGTTCGCTACCAGCCCTTTGAGGCAGACGACATTTCCGGCCTACTACTACGCCAAGATGGCCAGCCAGCTATTATTGGCGTCAACAGCGTCAATGCCCCGGTTCGTCAACGTTTCACAATCGCGCACGAGATTGGTCACCTTCTGTTGCATGAGGGTAAGGGGCTCATTCTTGACCGGCTCGTGCGCGTAAACTTTCGGGACGCAGTCTCGTCTACAGCGACAGATCGGCAAGAGCGTGAGGCGAATGCCTTTGCGGCAGCGCTACTCATGCCCGACGAACGGATAGTCGAACAACTCGACCAGCTCACCAGCGGTCGACTAAGGTCGGACACGGCTATCGTGCAGCATCTTGCAAGAACCTTTGACGTGTCGCGGCAGGCAATGGAGTTCCGCCTCATCAATCTCGGTTTGCTCTCGCCCGCTTAA
- a CDS encoding Arm DNA-binding domain-containing protein, with protein MSAGRQGSVRKDASGRWFFVVDITAAGGPRRQARRRGFATKKAAQAALTGFLGKLAAGTYVEPSRLTVREFIETRWLPAVEGELRPSTLASCRRNLRLHVLSRLGGVRLQLLDTATLQAL; from the coding sequence GTGAGTGCCGGCCGTCAGGGCAGCGTCCGGAAGGACGCTTCCGGCAGGTGGTTCTTCGTCGTCGACATCACCGCAGCGGGTGGGCCGCGTCGGCAGGCGAGACGGCGTGGGTTCGCGACCAAGAAGGCGGCACAGGCGGCGCTGACGGGGTTTCTCGGCAAGCTCGCGGCCGGCACGTACGTCGAGCCGTCCCGGCTGACCGTTCGGGAGTTCATCGAGACGCGCTGGCTCCCGGCAGTGGAAGGTGAGCTGCGGCCGTCGACCCTGGCGTCATGCCGGCGGAACCTGCGGCTGCATGTCCTGTCCCGGCTCGGCGGGGTGCGGCTCCAGCTCCTTGACACGGCTACCCTGCAAGCCCTCTAG
- a CDS encoding ThiF family adenylyltransferase, protein MSQRLIVRSADLGRLREEGYHLETRGNVLLVHDVPYVNPSREVLRGTLVTELELAGDMTIQPSNHVAQFIGQTPSDSEGHPLSKLINSGAASLVGSVHVNFTFSKKPMGGDQRYRDYHHKVTTYVALLLMHAQVLDPTVAATTFPVITPDEDDDSPFEYLDTASVRAGISEVTKKLRLGPIAIIGLGGTGAYTLDLVAKTPVREIHLFDGDRYLQHNAFRSPGAPSIEELATVPKKVDYFAARYAKMRKKIVPHGDFVTEANVDELRGMTFVFLALDDGPARKLIVTKLEEYGIDFIDVGIGVEHVDNSLTGLVRTTLSTVDSRKHLDADHRLPFGKANDANDYNRNIQIADLNALNAALAVIKWKKLAGFYLDLEREHYSAYAVNGNTLINEDLG, encoded by the coding sequence ATGTCACAGCGACTGATCGTTCGTAGCGCGGACCTCGGGCGGCTGCGGGAGGAGGGCTACCACCTTGAGACACGTGGAAATGTGCTGCTCGTCCACGACGTGCCGTACGTCAACCCGAGTCGGGAGGTCCTACGCGGCACCTTGGTCACCGAACTGGAGCTCGCCGGTGACATGACGATCCAGCCGTCGAACCATGTCGCCCAGTTCATCGGCCAGACACCCTCGGACTCGGAAGGCCATCCGCTGTCGAAGCTGATCAACAGCGGTGCGGCGTCGTTGGTCGGCTCGGTTCACGTCAACTTCACGTTCTCGAAGAAGCCGATGGGTGGTGACCAGCGCTACCGGGACTATCACCACAAGGTAACAACCTATGTCGCCCTCCTCTTGATGCACGCCCAGGTGCTCGATCCAACCGTCGCGGCCACGACCTTCCCAGTGATCACGCCGGACGAGGACGACGACTCGCCGTTCGAGTACCTGGACACCGCATCCGTCCGAGCCGGCATCTCGGAGGTGACCAAAAAGCTCCGGCTAGGTCCGATAGCGATCATCGGCCTCGGCGGCACCGGTGCCTATACCCTCGATCTTGTAGCGAAGACGCCGGTCCGAGAGATCCATCTATTCGATGGTGACCGCTACCTCCAGCACAACGCCTTTCGATCGCCCGGGGCGCCGTCGATCGAGGAGCTGGCTACGGTGCCAAAGAAGGTTGACTACTTCGCAGCGCGTTACGCCAAGATGCGAAAGAAAATAGTGCCGCACGGCGACTTCGTCACTGAGGCGAATGTTGACGAGCTGCGCGGAATGACGTTTGTCTTCCTCGCGCTTGATGATGGTCCGGCGCGGAAGCTGATAGTTACTAAGCTAGAAGAGTACGGGATTGATTTCATCGATGTTGGAATCGGTGTCGAGCATGTCGACAACTCGTTGACCGGTTTAGTGCGCACGACTCTGAGCACCGTGGATTCGCGCAAGCATCTTGACGCCGACCACCGGCTGCCGTTCGGGAAAGCGAATGATGCCAACGACTACAACCGCAACATTCAGATTGCCGATCTGAACGCACTCAACGCCGCGCTGGCTGTGATCAAGTGGAAGAAGCTGGCCGGCTTCTACCTGGACCTGGAACGCGAGCACTACAGCGCTTATGCTGTGAACGGCAATACCTTGATCAATGAGGACCTGGGGTGA
- the fxsT gene encoding FxSxx-COOH system tetratricopeptide repeat protein — MGTRVPASGGGAVQGAARSPSSGVDFFVSYTGADQGWAEWIAWVLEDAGYRVRIQTWDFNAGSHFVTEMHQAAQVAARTIAVLSTAYLSSAFAEAEWQAAWAADPSGRARKLLVFRVEECDRPGLLGQLVSVDLFGLDRDIAAGRLVAAARGERSKPAVEPVFPGGPAQPMVTATGMEPTFPGRLPDVWNVPSRNRHFTGRQSQLDQIRTELGSGPVAVTTLHGMGGVGKTQLAVEYAHRHAAEYTLVWWIDAEQTLLVGEKFAALAGPLGLSTDGAVSDIAAIVLAALGRRVGWLVVFDNAEDPVALRDWLPSGPGHVLITSRNPGWEALAAAVDVDVFERAEAVAFLTRRLPGLNAAVADALAAELGDLPLALAQAAGYLTTTRTDPASYLAKFRTRRTTLLGKGGDPLYAGTIATAWSMALERLRADAPATVQLLTLCALLAPEPIPLALFDDHPDLLDGPLAQACAGTHPRLDLDDVVGDALAYSLARRSGNTIQLHRLVGAVIAGQLPEERRDVLRGVVVALVEAALPDEPHRSGTWPVYAMLVPHARIVFRPDRPGVLKLLEYLDASGDYRTAKIVQEDVHNDTVARLGAEHPAALRTRAAVANWTGEAGDPGGARDMLAALLPVCDRALGADDRQTLLVAARLADWTGQAGDWPGARDLCLSILPRWRRVAGEDDPETLYVWANLGFWTGQAGDVAGACAHYAAFLPIRERVLGPEHPDVLESRDQYARWIGEAGDPAAARDLCSALLTVHERVSGAEHHGTLWVRTNLAWWTGKAGDPAAARDQYAQLLPIRERVSGPEHPATLVARGNFAYWVGQAGDPAMARDQYAALLLIHRRVLGPDHPDTLLDQRNLAHWTGEAGDPAGARDQFAAVLALFERALGPEHRETVAARTELAVWTAAAPDWAAAPPGSATAGRP; from the coding sequence ATGGGCACGAGGGTCCCGGCGTCAGGCGGCGGCGCGGTGCAGGGTGCGGCAAGGTCGCCATCGTCGGGGGTGGATTTCTTCGTCTCCTACACCGGGGCCGATCAGGGATGGGCGGAGTGGATCGCCTGGGTGTTGGAGGACGCCGGCTACCGGGTGCGGATCCAGACCTGGGACTTCAACGCGGGTAGTCATTTCGTCACCGAGATGCATCAGGCGGCACAGGTCGCGGCCCGCACGATCGCGGTGCTGTCGACGGCGTACCTGTCCTCGGCGTTCGCGGAGGCGGAGTGGCAGGCCGCCTGGGCCGCCGACCCGTCCGGGCGGGCGCGCAAGCTGCTGGTGTTCCGAGTGGAGGAATGTGATCGGCCCGGGCTGCTGGGTCAGCTGGTCAGCGTGGACCTGTTCGGCCTCGACCGGGACATCGCGGCCGGGCGGCTGGTGGCCGCGGCACGTGGGGAGCGGAGTAAGCCGGCGGTGGAGCCGGTCTTTCCCGGCGGGCCCGCCCAACCGATGGTCACCGCGACGGGGATGGAGCCGACGTTCCCCGGGCGGCTGCCCGATGTGTGGAACGTGCCGAGTCGCAACCGGCATTTCACCGGCCGCCAGTCCCAGCTCGACCAGATCCGCACCGAGCTGGGGTCGGGGCCGGTGGCGGTGACCACCCTGCACGGCATGGGCGGGGTGGGCAAGACCCAGTTGGCCGTCGAGTACGCCCATCGGCACGCCGCCGAGTACACATTGGTCTGGTGGATCGACGCGGAACAGACCCTCCTGGTCGGCGAGAAGTTCGCCGCGCTCGCGGGCCCGCTGGGTCTGTCGACCGATGGAGCGGTATCCGACATCGCGGCCATCGTGCTCGCAGCCCTAGGCCGTCGGGTGGGGTGGCTGGTGGTGTTCGACAACGCCGAGGATCCCGTCGCCTTGCGGGACTGGCTGCCAAGCGGACCGGGCCATGTGCTGATCACGTCCCGGAATCCGGGCTGGGAGGCACTCGCCGCTGCGGTCGACGTGGACGTGTTTGAACGGGCTGAGGCGGTGGCGTTCCTGACCCGCCGTCTTCCCGGCCTGAACGCGGCGGTAGCCGACGCGCTGGCTGCCGAGTTGGGTGACCTGCCTCTGGCGTTGGCGCAGGCCGCCGGCTACCTCACCACGACCCGGACGGATCCGGCCAGTTACCTTGCGAAGTTCCGTACCCGGCGTACGACGCTGCTGGGCAAAGGGGGCGATCCCCTCTATGCCGGCACCATCGCCACCGCTTGGTCCATGGCTCTGGAACGGCTGCGGGCCGACGCCCCGGCCACCGTGCAGCTGCTGACGCTGTGCGCGCTGCTGGCTCCCGAACCGATCCCGTTGGCCCTGTTCGATGACCATCCCGATCTTCTCGACGGCCCGTTGGCGCAGGCGTGCGCCGGTACCCATCCCCGGCTCGACCTCGACGATGTGGTCGGTGACGCGCTGGCCTACTCCCTGGCCCGCCGGAGCGGGAACACGATTCAGCTGCACCGCCTCGTCGGGGCAGTCATCGCCGGTCAGCTGCCCGAGGAACGTCGCGACGTCCTGCGCGGCGTGGTGGTGGCCCTGGTGGAGGCCGCACTGCCGGATGAACCCCACCGGTCCGGGACGTGGCCTGTCTACGCCATGCTGGTCCCCCACGCACGTATCGTGTTCCGTCCGGACCGTCCCGGCGTCCTGAAACTGCTCGAGTATCTCGACGCCAGTGGTGACTACCGGACGGCGAAGATCGTGCAGGAGGACGTCCACAACGACACCGTGGCACGGCTGGGCGCCGAGCATCCCGCGGCTCTGCGTACGCGTGCCGCCGTCGCCAACTGGACCGGGGAGGCGGGGGATCCGGGAGGCGCGCGCGACATGCTCGCGGCGTTGCTGCCCGTCTGCGACCGAGCCCTGGGCGCCGACGACCGGCAGACCCTGCTGGTCGCGGCCCGTCTCGCGGACTGGACCGGGCAGGCCGGCGACTGGCCCGGCGCGCGCGACCTGTGCCTGTCCATCCTGCCCCGGTGGCGACGCGTCGCGGGTGAGGATGATCCGGAGACCCTGTATGTCTGGGCGAATCTCGGGTTCTGGACCGGGCAGGCCGGCGACGTGGCGGGCGCGTGCGCTCACTACGCCGCGTTTCTGCCGATCAGGGAACGGGTGCTGGGACCGGAACACCCGGATGTTCTCGAATCCCGTGACCAGTACGCCCGTTGGATCGGGGAGGCCGGGGATCCCGCGGCCGCGCGCGACCTGTGCTCGGCGCTGCTCACCGTCCATGAGCGGGTGTCCGGCGCGGAGCATCACGGCACGCTGTGGGTCCGCACCAACCTCGCCTGGTGGACCGGCAAGGCGGGTGACCCGGCCGCCGCCCGCGACCAGTACGCACAGTTACTGCCGATCCGTGAGCGGGTCTCGGGTCCCGAGCATCCCGCGACCTTGGTCGCCCGGGGTAACTTCGCCTACTGGGTGGGTCAGGCGGGAGACCCCGCGATGGCCCGTGACCAGTACGCCGCCCTGCTCCTGATCCACCGGCGGGTCCTCGGCCCCGACCATCCGGACACGTTGCTCGACCAGCGCAACCTCGCCCACTGGACCGGGGAGGCGGGGGATCCCGCGGGTGCCCGAGACCAGTTTGCCGCGGTACTGGCGCTGTTCGAACGGGCGTTGGGACCCGAGCACCGCGAGACCGTGGCCGCCCGCACCGAGCTCGCCGTCTGGACGGCCGCCGCACCCGACTGGGCTGCCGCGCCACCCGGATCCGCGACCGCCGGAAGGCCGTAG